A genomic stretch from Lathyrus oleraceus cultivar Zhongwan6 chromosome 2, CAAS_Psat_ZW6_1.0, whole genome shotgun sequence includes:
- the LOC127120803 gene encoding mediator of RNA polymerase II transcription subunit 20a produces the protein MTVKRLLYWKPNQESAINSHTVNKISECVKAFNGVKERAWKTDLRYYRSILPDQSNPARHALGLYFMGNPNKYYLIISKQNIVVEADPSILTILDKLHTYFSTIVLYFEGVDYKLGDFQMKLVKVLTRYNYLRGILMEATIF, from the exons ATGACAGTGAAACG GCTTCTTTACTGGAAACCGAACCAAGAATCCGCAATAAACAGCCATACAGTGAACAAAATCTCAGAGTGTGTGAAGGCATTCAATGGCGTCAAAGAAAGAGCATGGAAAACTGATCTTCGTTATTACAGATCCATTTTACCTGATCAATCAAATCCTGCTCGCCATGCTTTGGGATTATATTTCATGGGAAATCCGAACAAATATTACTTGATCATTTCGAAACAAAACATTGTTGTTGAGGCTGATCCTTCCATCCTCACTATCTTGGATAAACTCCATACTTACTTTTCTACTATTGTCCTTTATTTTGAG GGTGTGGACTATAAACTGGGTGACTTTCAGATGAAATTGGTTAAAGTTCTTACTCGTTATAACTATCTCAGAGGCATTTTAATGGAGGCAACAATTTTTTAA